A single Lolium perenne isolate Kyuss_39 chromosome 6, Kyuss_2.0, whole genome shotgun sequence DNA region contains:
- the LOC127308428 gene encoding uncharacterized protein, with protein MSAPATTTSTAYGCAACGADLNLSAAHLYPAGCYFEAGNKGTLSFSWVDESRLRFAAEDRIRPFFETLDYWGIQRKRTRISCDACGRLIGYVYDDGPPLMEGTGQFGMGPSQVIPRRPRYRIKIKAVTTTTGNGASAAAAAR; from the coding sequence ATGTCcgctccggcgaccaccaccagcACGGCGTACGGGTGCGCGGCGTGCGGCGCGGACCTGAACCTGTCGGCGGCGCACCTGTACCCGGCGGGGTGCTACTTCGAGGCGGGGAACAAGGGGACGCTGTCCTTCTCGTGGGTGGACGAGTCCCGGCTGCGGTTCGCGGCGGAGGACAGGATCCGGCCATTCTTCGAGACGCTCGACTACTGGGGCATCCAGCGGAAGCGCACCCGCATCAGCTGCGACGCCTGCGGCCGCCTCATCGGCTACGTCTACGACGACGGCCCCCCGCTCATGGAGGGCACCGGCCAGTTCGGGATGGGGCCCAGCCAGGTCATCCCGCGCCGGCCCAGGTACCGGATCAAGATCAAGGCCGTCACCACGACCACCGGAAACGGCGCCTCCGCCGCTGCCGCGGCGCGCTGA